CCGTCGCTGCTCGTCCATGTCCACCAATAGGGGCTTGCCTTCGTGCCGTCACCGCCGGATGTCGGCGGCTCGGGCGCGGGATTCTCTTCCGGCGCGGGCTCATCCCCGGCCTCGGCCGGTGCGGAGGTTTGTGCCGCCGTCGCGCTTAACGGATTGTCTTCCAGCATCCCGGGCATCGACGCATCCAAAGGGATTTCCGTTTCGGAAGTACTGGACTCTGTCTGACTGGCTTCTGTGAAAGCGGTATTTTCTTCGTCGCTGGGAGCGGCGTATTCCTCCGTAAACTGAGCCATGGCGCAAGGCATGAGCGCGGGATTGAAAATCTGAAGCATGAAGACTGCACAAAAAATTGCGAGTGTATTCAAGCGGGTGGGCATCCTATCCTCCGTAGCGGCTTATTTTATGACTAACAAAAGAGTAGAAGGCCGTCCAGTAAATTTCAAATAAAAACAATCATTAAATAGTAATCAAATTCATTATATAGCTAATAAATCGAACAAAAATAAAGTAACCGGACCGGGTCCAGCGGTGAAGGGTTAGTCTAACCCCTCCCTTTGGGACCCAGTCTCGTACTGTATTAAATCCCTTTGCCGAGGCGATCTCCTGTATAGTGGATGCAGTGTTCTTTCCCTCCCATCATCCTCAACCTTGAGAGGCCCTTATGGCGCAATCCCAGCAAAGAAGTGGAAACAAAGGCACGGGCAAGAAAAAGGCCGCCAAGTCGCTTATGGAAAAACGTAAGGACAAGCAAGCCAAGCAGGCCGCCAACAATTCGCGCGGCTGGTAAAACCTGTCCCCAAAGGGGACAGGTCCCTCTGAAAGGATAACGTGCATAACCAGGTGACAATTGAAGCTGAGGGAGACGTTGCGGTGATCCGTGTGAAGGGCGCGGTGACGGTGCCGCTTGTCCGGGAATCCCATGAACGGCTGCATGCGCTTATCCGCGAGAAGGGGCTCAAAAAAGTGCTTTTTGACGGTTTGGAAATGGCGGTGCCCGCCACCGACATTCCGCTCGAGCTGTGGAAGCTGGACCAGCAGCGGGAAGGACCGAAGCTCAAGCGCGCCATCGTGTTTTCTCCCGACACCCGCCTTGCTTATCATGCGCGGCTGGCCTTTGCGGAAGATGATTTTTCCCTTTTCCACGATGTGCCGTCCGCCCTGGCATGGCTCGGCAAAAAATAACGGGTAATAAAGGGACAGTCCCCCTTGGGGACAGGTCTAAATAAGAACGGGGGCAGTCCCTAAGGACTGCCCCCGTTGTTTTAAGGCTTACTTCCGGAGTTTAGTTTGGCGCTCCGATTTCCAGTAGATAAAGGTACCGGTTCCAAAAGTGCCGGGTTCAATTGTAACCGGACCGGTTCCGGCGGGGAAGGGTAAGGTCTACCCCTCTCTTCGGGCCCCAGTCCCGTTTACGCACACATCCGGAAGGGGGGCTTTTCTTTGTAGCCTCTGGAGCTAAGAGTGCCCAGTGTAGTAAATGGAAGGCCTGTTCTGGAGAGGAAGGCACGCGGCTTTCCACTCTTTGATGCCGCCGGTGTAAGCGCTCGCATCGAATCCTTTGGCCGCAAGTTTTTCCGCCGCGCGCAAGGCGCTGTTGCTTCCGGCGCCGGAGCAGTACGTGACCACCGGCATGGACGGATTAATCTCGATCAGCCGGTCAAGTAACTCTGCGAGGGGAATGCACCGCGATCCTTTGATGAATCCGAGCGTGTGCTGCGCCGGAGGCAAAACGTTCACGAGCTGAATCGATTCTCCTCTTTGAAGCCTTCCGAACAATTCATCTTTGGTAACCACTTTTGCTTTGACTGGCGCGGAGCTTTCATTGGTCTCTGGGGTCATGAATGTCCTTTCAATTTTCTTGTTTGGCGGAAATATCGGAATCACGCAGCCTTGCCGCTGGGGGCGGGCCTTCGTCCCAGTTCCCATGCTTCGATTAGATCTTCCATGTCGTCTTCGTGGTCCTGGTCATAATTGAGTTTGGGAACGTACATGCCGGGGATGCAATCCTGCAAGGACGCTTCGGGCGCGCGTTCTTCGATGTTGGGTTCCGGCGTAATTTTGCCCGGAAGGTCTTCGCGCCGCGGACTGGGCTCGTTTGCTTCTCGCCTTATCTGGATCATGAGGCTCTCCTTGTGATGGATTTTGCGGGCCTTTTCCGTGTGAAAGGCAAAAGGCTCAGCCGAAGGCCCGTGAGTGGGGAATGTTTGGGCCGAAAGAAGCGATTCGGAGGAAAGTAGGACTCGGCCGCCATCAGAAAAGTCGAGGCTTTCTTCGAAACCAGCGGGGTCGAACGTGAGATCAACCCGATAAACCGAGTATGACAGCATAAGTGGGGCAATCCCAGCTTTATTCCCGCCATTAAGGAGAAATAAATAAGGGGACAGTCCCTAGGGACAGGACACGGGGACAGGGCATGGGGACAGGCCCCTATGGAGTGGAAAGTGGGCCTTTGAGGCGCGGTTAAAGAGACTGGGGTTGTGAGGATCCTTCTTCCTGATTAGATTTACGGGAGGAGGATTTTTTTATGCCCAGAAGAGCTCGAAGCAAGGTCCTGGACGATGGATGCTATGCGCATGTGTATTCGCGGGCGCTGGAAAGGCGGAATATTTTTCGCGAGGGCGATGATTTCCAGTGTTTCAAGCGTCTGTTGACTGATACGAAGCAGAAATATAGTTATCGCATCCATCATTATTGTCTTATGAACACGCATTTCCACCTGGCGGTCTCGGTCCATCAGGTCGCGGCATTTTCGGCAGCGCTTCGGGAGATCAAGCAAGATTACGTGCGCTGGTATAACGAAAAATATGAGCACAAAGGACCTGTCTGGTGGGGGCGATTCGGAAGCCGGCTGATCCAGGACGAGACGTACCTGCTCGCGTGCGGCACTTACATTGAGTTGAATCCCGTGAAGGCCGGCTTGGTTGCGGCGCCCGAAGAATGGAAGTATAGTTCGAGCTGCCATTATTTTCTTGGGAAAAAGGATGATTTGATCGATGATTATGACTGTTCTGCCCGCGCCGATCTCAGGGAAGTTGAGTCCGGCGATTATATTGGATCCCGCCAATTTGTTTTTGATAAACAGCGGGCCTTGAGAGAATAGACGGTGCAATAATGGGTCTATTCTCTGAAACCCTAGGGCTGCTTCGCTGAAGTGCCGGGTTCAGGCCCGCAATAATGTTAACCAAGGAGAAAACATGAAAAAATATTTAGGTTTTTTTGTGACCATCCTGTTTTTCATGACGATTGCGGCGGTTTCCGCGCATGCGAGCCTGGATCAGGCCGTGGCCACTGTAGGCGAGGGGGCCGTGCAGTTTCCGGTCGGGCTGGTGAAACTGGTCGGCGGGATTTTGTGGACGGTCGGTGAAGTGATCGCGCTGCCCTTCAATATGATTTTTTAGAATAAAGAAGGGATTTTTTTGGCGGACAAGAACCGACTGCGGGTCATGACTTACAACGTGCATAGCTGCCGGGGACTTGATTTCCGGGTCCGGCCGGAGCGCATTGCGCGCGTGATCCAGGAGTATGCGCCCGATCTGGTCGCTCTGCAGGAGCTCGATGTGAACCGGCGGGGCAGCGGGCGTTCGGACCAGCCCAAAGTCATTGCGGAAGCCCTTCGAATGCACTGCCACTTTCAGCCCGCGGTGATTTTCGAAGGGGAACATTACGGGATTGCCGTCCTCAGCCGCTACCCGAGTGAAGTCGTCAAGGCGGGACATCTCGTGGGCCGCGACAGGCCGTCTCTTCTGCGGGCCTCGTGGCTGGATCCTTTTTTCGAACCCCGGGAAGCGATCTTTTGCCGCGTGCAGGCGCCGGGGGGCAGTCTCTATTTCATGAATACGCACCTCAGCCTCAGGCCGAAAGAAAGGCTGGCGCAGGCGGAGTCCCTGTTCGGAACGGACTGGATGGGCGCCCTTCCCGATCCCTCGCTTCCGGTTATTTTCTGCGGCGACTTCAATGCCGGGCCGGATTCCGCGGCCGGCAGGCTTTTCGAGCGGGATTTTGATGAAGCGGGAAAGTCGGTGAGGGGCGCGCCCCGGAAAACCTTTTTCAGCTTCCTGCCTGTTTTTCAAGTCGACCGGATTTTTTTTAAAGGCGATGTCCGGCTCCTTGACACCCGGATTCCCTCGACGCCGCTGACGATAAGCGCCTCCGACCATTTGCCCATGATCGCGGATTTCGCTTTGAACGAGGTCTCTCCATGATGCATTTCGATCTTAATTTCACTTCGCTTATTTTGCTTTGCTTCCAGATCTATATGATCGTGACGATCTTTTCCCTCCTGCTCGATAACCGTGAACCCGCGGAAACCTTCGGCTGGGTCCTTATTTTTATTTTGATGCCGGGCCTGGGCGTCGTGATTTATTACTTCATAGGCCACAACGGACGGAAACGGTACAACCGCGATAAAAAGCTGCCGCAGGTGGTCGCCAAAAACCTCATCGCGATCTTTAAGCCGCTCGCCGCTGCCCAGGCCGGCTTCATCAACAGGGTCAAGAATCCGGAGAGGACCTACCAGGACGACATGATGCAGCTGCTTTACCGGAATTCAAAGTCGTTCGTCACCGCGAACAATACGGTGGAATTTTTTCACAACGGGCGGGCGAAGTTTGACGCCCTGTTCGCGGACATCGAAAAGGCGAAGCATTTCATCCACATGGAATATTTCATTTGGTATTCGGGCAAAGATCCCGTGGCGCAAAAAATGAAAGACCTGCTTATTAAAAAGGCGGCCGAAGGGGTGGAGGTCCGCATCCTTTACGATTATTCCGGCTGTTTTTTCACCCTCAGCCCTGCCTATAAGCGGGAACTCCGCAAGGCCGGCGTGAAGATCTATCCTTTCTTCAATTATCTGTCGGGATTCAGGTTTCACACCATGAACCACCGCAATCATCGCAAGATCGCGGTGATCGACGGCGCCGTCGGGTATACGGGCGGGATGAACCTGGGGCAGGAGTACATCGACGGCGGAAAAAAATACAAATCCTGGCGCGACACCCACATGAGACTCACCGGCGGATCGGTGAACGTGCTTCAGGCGGTTTATGCGATCGACTGGTTCAATACCACAAACGAAGAAACGTGTTTCGATTTGAACTATTACTCCGGAATCGAAGAAAGCGCGAAACCCACAGGCGAGCTTCCCCTGCAGCTGCCGACCTCGGGCTATGACACCCAATGGCCCGCGCTGCTGCATCTTTTTTTTACGATGATCACGCTGGCCCAGAAAAACATCACGATCGTTTCGCCGTATTTTGTGCCCGAGGCCAGCCTGCTTGTCGCCTTGAAGACGGCGGCCCTTCGAGGGCTCGACGTGACGGTCCTCATGACGGGCATCCCGGACAACCCGCTGCCTTACTGGGCGGCGTTCTCCTATTTTGACGAACTCCTGAAGGCCGGGGTCAAAATCTTTCAATACCAGCAGGGCTTCATGCACGCGAAGATGATCTCGATCGATGGGAAGGTGTGCTCCGTGGGCACGACGAATTTCGACATCCGCAGCCTGAAGCTCAACTATGAGGTCAATGCCGTTTTCTACGACGAAGCGACGACCCGAAAGATCGACGATCAGATCAAGCTCGATCTCAAAGCCTGCAAGCAAGTGGAGCTTGCGGAATTCAACCGCATTTCCGTGGCGGCGAGACTGCGCAATTCACTTGCGCGCCTTCTGGCGAACATCATGTAACCGGAGCGGCTGGCGGAAAAGGGTCAGCTTATAAAAGGGGAACGGTTTGGAATTGCCCAAGACACTCCTTTGTGACTTCCGTCACGGAAAAACAGGGCATCGAACTGTTATATTCAATAAAAAACCAAGAGCTTAAATAACCCAAAGCGGGAAACAGACACTTGTGAAAGAAGGCTCCTGAAGCCGTGCCTGTCATTTTCGCTTCCGAAGGGAGGTCTTCGATGGATCCAGTTCATTTTCACCTCGCGGTCAGTCATGCACCCCTTGCCGCATGTTTCATCGGTCTTGCGCTCACGGGGCTTGGATTGATCATCAAAAACCCGGATTTCGAAAAGGCGGGGCTCGGAATCATCCTTATGGGGGCGCTCGTCATCGTTCCCGTCTATTTTTCGGGCGAGAGGTCCGAAGAGCGGATGGAGCATTATCAGGGGATTTCCGAAAGCAGGATTGAAGCGCATGAGGAGGCGGCAAAGCCCGCGCTCGCCGCGTTTCTCACGCTCGGCGCCGTTTGCGCGGCCGCGCTTTTTTTTAGCCGGGATCCCGCCAAGCTGCGCGCGGGGTCGATCCTCGTCCTCGTGTTGTCGGTGGGGGTGTTATTTTTCCTCATCCGCGTTTCGGCCCTGGGAGGGCAAATCCGTCATACGGAAATTACCGAATTAAAGGTACCCCTTCCAAAAGCGCCGGGTTAGAATAAAGGGCGCTCTGCCAATCCTAAAAAGCTGCTTGCAAGAAAGGTTCCCATGCTTCGGGTTCTGATCACCGGTGTCGCCGGGATGATGGGGTCGCACATGCTGGACCGGCTTATGGCCGAAGGCGCCGAGGTCATAGGCATCGACGATCTCTCTGCCGGGAAGCTGTCG
This window of the Verrucomicrobiia bacterium genome carries:
- a CDS encoding rhodanese-like domain-containing protein translates to MGTGTKARPQRQGCVIPIFPPNKKIERTFMTPETNESSAPVKAKVVTKDELFGRLQRGESIQLVNVLPPAQHTLGFIKGSRCIPLAELLDRLIEINPSMPVVTYCSGAGSNSALRAAEKLAAKGFDASAYTGGIKEWKAACLPLQNRPSIYYTGHS
- a CDS encoding transposase; amino-acid sequence: MPRRARSKVLDDGCYAHVYSRALERRNIFREGDDFQCFKRLLTDTKQKYSYRIHHYCLMNTHFHLAVSVHQVAAFSAALREIKQDYVRWYNEKYEHKGPVWWGRFGSRLIQDETYLLACGTYIELNPVKAGLVAAPEEWKYSSSCHYFLGKKDDLIDDYDCSARADLREVESGDYIGSRQFVFDKQRALRE
- a CDS encoding endonuclease/exonuclease/phosphatase family protein; this translates as MADKNRLRVMTYNVHSCRGLDFRVRPERIARVIQEYAPDLVALQELDVNRRGSGRSDQPKVIAEALRMHCHFQPAVIFEGEHYGIAVLSRYPSEVVKAGHLVGRDRPSLLRASWLDPFFEPREAIFCRVQAPGGSLYFMNTHLSLRPKERLAQAESLFGTDWMGALPDPSLPVIFCGDFNAGPDSAAGRLFERDFDEAGKSVRGAPRKTFFSFLPVFQVDRIFFKGDVRLLDTRIPSTPLTISASDHLPMIADFALNEVSP
- the cls gene encoding cardiolipin synthase, giving the protein MMHFDLNFTSLILLCFQIYMIVTIFSLLLDNREPAETFGWVLIFILMPGLGVVIYYFIGHNGRKRYNRDKKLPQVVAKNLIAIFKPLAAAQAGFINRVKNPERTYQDDMMQLLYRNSKSFVTANNTVEFFHNGRAKFDALFADIEKAKHFIHMEYFIWYSGKDPVAQKMKDLLIKKAAEGVEVRILYDYSGCFFTLSPAYKRELRKAGVKIYPFFNYLSGFRFHTMNHRNHRKIAVIDGAVGYTGGMNLGQEYIDGGKKYKSWRDTHMRLTGGSVNVLQAVYAIDWFNTTNEETCFDLNYYSGIEESAKPTGELPLQLPTSGYDTQWPALLHLFFTMITLAQKNITIVSPYFVPEASLLVALKTAALRGLDVTVLMTGIPDNPLPYWAAFSYFDELLKAGVKIFQYQQGFMHAKMISIDGKVCSVGTTNFDIRSLKLNYEVNAVFYDEATTRKIDDQIKLDLKACKQVELAEFNRISVAARLRNSLARLLANIM